The segment CGTCTACGCCTATGCCTTCGGCGATTGCCTCGTGAACTCGCTCTATGCCGTCTACGAGAACGCAGCTGACGGTTTTGCCGAGCGCTATCTCGACATGCTCGCCGCCGGCGGCACCAAGCATTATTCCGAGCTGCTACGGCCGTTCGGGCTCGACGCCAAGGATCCAAAATTCTGGGATGGGGGTTTGAGCGTCATCGCGGGGATGATCGACGAGCTGGAGGCGATGGGCTGAGCGGGCAGGGCGGGCTCAGGCGCCGGATCTGCGACAATCCGGATTCCAAATGAGCCGATTTGCCGGAAAACCCCGTCTCGGCGCCGTTGCCCTGCCCGAAGGTTTAAGGTATCCCAGCCCAAGAATTCGACGTTCGACTGGGGACATTCCATGGCTGACCATAGCGAAGTGGCGTACACCACCGCCGACGGCAACGACTACGTTGCCCACGAGCAGACCTATGAGGGCTTCATCAAGCTGGTGAAGTACGGAACGGCCTCGGTCGCGCTCATCGTGATCCTGATGGCGATCTTCCTCACCTGAGCATCGCCTGTTGCACCGCCAGCGTCGTCGGTGCTCATAATATTTGCATTCAAGCCGGTACCAAAACCGGTATCCAACGTTGCGGGAGTGACGCTAAGTTTGCGTGCGCGCTTCGTCCCGCGTCGCCGGAGGGCCTA is part of the Bradyrhizobium commune genome and harbors:
- a CDS encoding aa3-type cytochrome c oxidase subunit IV, which translates into the protein MADHSEVAYTTADGNDYVAHEQTYEGFIKLVKYGTASVALIVILMAIFLT